A region from the Gossypium hirsutum isolate 1008001.06 chromosome A08, Gossypium_hirsutum_v2.1, whole genome shotgun sequence genome encodes:
- the LOC107919893 gene encoding uncharacterized protein, producing MVRRPNDPEHSRFASLVLLLVSLFSCLLVYAVVSTLLNPTVNPQDSSFESLESVAGIDFGEKKGECCRGIENLELWGAAVKWGSDFKFNSSVECCQACKAMCSGNDGPCLCDTWVFCGNKEACGSRFGECWLKKQKDTLSPDRQEAGQTVSWTSGIVFGKGEGIVEMETEYGTLHIKLFPDCAPYSVTYILELLTLRHCAGCQIYRAESRGQSWDSQGNHIKDAPYGPPFALIQGILEAQGTPFKKIPMEACPTIRSGSVAWIGSGPEFFISLANHEEWKNSYTVFGSVLSEDMEIAEKIAQLPTKSDVWNNINVSVLQRPIPFVMRRMKKSLGDLNTNMKSE from the exons CCAAACGACCCGGAACACTCCCGTTTCGCCTCTCTCGTCCTCCTCTTGGTGTCTCTGTTCTCCTGTCTTCTGGTCTATGCGGTTGTTTCCACACTATTGAACCCCACCGTAAATCCTCAGGATTCCAGCTTTGAGTCTTTGGAATCGGTGGCGGGTATTGATTTTGGGGAAAAGAAGGGCGAGTGTTGCAGAGGAATTGAGAATTTGGAGCTGTGGGGTGCAGCTGTGAAGTGGGGGTCTGACTTCAAGTTTAATTCCTCTGTGGAATGTTGCCAGGCTTGTAAGGCTATGTGTAGTGGCAATGACGGGCCTTGCTTGTGCGATACTTGGGTCTTCTGTGGGAACAAGGAGGCCTGTGGGTCAAGATTTGGAGAG TGTTGGTTGAAGAAACAAAAAGATACTTTGTCCCCTGATAGGCAAGAGGCAGGTCAAACGGTTAGTTGGACATCCGGGATCGTATTCGGGAAAGGAGAG GGCATTGTTGAGATGGAAACAGAATATGGTACTCTTCATATAAAG CTTTTCCCAGACTGTGCTCCATATTCTGTGACCTACATTCTCGAGTTGTTGACATTGCGCCATTGTGCGGGTTGCCAAATATATCGTGCAGAAAGCCGAGGACAATCTTGGGATTCACAAGGAAATCACATAAAAGAT GCTCCTTATGGTCCACCATTCGCACTGATCCAAGGAATTCTTGAAGCCCAAGGAACCCCATTCAAAAAGATACCGATGGAGGCTTGCCCTACCATAAGAAGCGGATCAGTTGCCTGGATTGGCTCTGGTCCAGAGTTCTTTATAAGCCTGGCGAACCATGAAGAATGGAAGAATTCATACACTGTATTCGGTTCTGTTCTTTCTGAAGACATGGAGATTGCGGAGAAAATTGCACAACTCCCAACCAAATCTGATGTTTGGAACAACATTAACGTTTCGGTGTTACAAAGGCCTATTCCCTTTGTTATGAGAAGAATGAAGAAGAGTCTTGGAGATCTTAACACAAATATGAAATCAGAGTGA